One Methylomarinovum tepidoasis DNA window includes the following coding sequences:
- the glk gene encoding glucokinase → MMRLLAGDIGGTKTWLCLAEVAGGRVRVIARERFPSGDFERFEAVLARFRARWPVPVDAACFGVAGPVKDGVCRTTNLPWVLDAAVLSRQLDGALVALLNDLEAAAHGILELPPAQFTALNPRARERADAHRAVIAAGTGLGEALLIRSGDGVTVVATEGGHCDFAPRDAREDALLAWLRRSYPDHVSYERVVSGPGLAALYRFLREQEPARESAQVAAAMTTADPAAVVSRGALEWGDPLCLEALRWFATLYGAEAGNLALKSLAFGGIYIAGGIAPKILPVLRQGHFVAGFTAKGRYRELLAEVPLQVVLFAEVVLLGALAWGCHRLLGVGKVAVYNALRESE, encoded by the coding sequence ATGATGCGGCTGCTGGCGGGGGACATCGGCGGTACCAAGACCTGGCTGTGTCTGGCCGAGGTGGCTGGCGGCCGGGTACGGGTGATCGCCCGTGAGCGTTTTCCCAGCGGGGATTTCGAGCGTTTCGAGGCGGTGCTGGCGCGCTTCCGTGCCCGCTGGCCGGTGCCTGTGGATGCCGCCTGTTTCGGAGTCGCCGGGCCGGTGAAGGATGGCGTCTGCCGCACCACCAATCTGCCTTGGGTGCTGGATGCCGCCGTCCTGTCGCGGCAGTTGGACGGCGCTCTGGTGGCGCTGCTCAACGATCTGGAGGCGGCCGCCCATGGCATCCTGGAGTTGCCGCCGGCTCAGTTTACGGCCTTGAATCCCCGGGCCCGGGAACGGGCCGATGCCCACCGGGCGGTGATCGCCGCCGGCACCGGTTTGGGGGAGGCGCTGCTGATCCGCAGCGGCGACGGCGTCACCGTGGTGGCGACCGAAGGCGGCCACTGCGATTTCGCCCCCCGCGATGCGCGCGAGGATGCCCTGCTGGCTTGGCTGCGGCGCAGCTATCCGGACCACGTCAGTTACGAGCGGGTGGTGTCTGGGCCGGGGTTGGCGGCGTTGTACCGCTTCCTGCGTGAGCAGGAACCGGCGCGGGAGAGCGCGCAGGTGGCGGCGGCGATGACGACGGCCGATCCGGCTGCCGTGGTCAGCCGCGGGGCGCTGGAATGGGGCGATCCCCTGTGCCTCGAGGCGTTGCGCTGGTTCGCCACGCTTTACGGTGCCGAGGCGGGCAATCTGGCCTTGAAAAGCCTGGCCTTCGGCGGCATTTATATCGCAGGCGGGATCGCGCCGAAGATCCTGCCGGTATTGCGACAGGGGCATTTTGTCGCCGGCTTCACCGCCAAGGGGCGCTACCGGGAACTGTTGGCGGAGGTGCCGCTGCAGGTGGTGCTGTTCGCCGAGGTGGTGCTGCTCGGTGCGCTGGCTTGGGGTTGCCACCGTCTTCTCGGTGTGGGGAAGGTGGCGGTGTACAATGCTCTGCGGGAATCTGAATAA
- the prfA gene encoding peptide chain release factor 1 → MQDSIRTRLDQLSDRFEEITTLLSLPEVQADTRRFRELSQEYAQLEPLIATYRDYQQTAAALAEAEALLMEGDAELKELAREEIATAKARLATLEQELRILLLPKDPHDRRSVFLEIRAGTGGAEAALFAGDLLRMYSRYAEKRGWKVEIIGESPGELGGYKEVILKISGPDVYGRLKFEAGTHRVQRVPETESQGRIHTSACTVAVLPEVEAVDEVEINPAELRIDTFRSSGAGGQHVNTTDSAVRITHLPTGIVVECQDERSQHKNKAKAMALLQARLLAAEQARQQAEQARSRRLQVGSGDRSERIRTYNFPQGRVTDHRINLTLYKLDEILEGNLDELIEPLLQHHQAELLAETFA, encoded by the coding sequence ATGCAAGATTCCATCCGCACCCGCCTCGACCAGCTCAGCGACCGCTTCGAGGAGATCACCACCCTCCTCAGCCTGCCGGAAGTGCAGGCCGACACCCGGCGCTTCCGTGAACTGAGCCAGGAATACGCCCAGCTCGAACCCCTGATCGCCACCTATCGCGATTACCAGCAGACCGCCGCCGCCCTGGCCGAGGCCGAAGCCCTGCTGATGGAAGGTGATGCGGAACTGAAGGAACTGGCGCGGGAGGAAATCGCCACCGCCAAAGCCCGCCTGGCCACCCTGGAGCAGGAACTGCGGATTCTGCTGCTGCCCAAGGATCCCCACGACCGGCGCAGCGTGTTTCTGGAGATCCGCGCCGGCACCGGCGGCGCCGAGGCGGCCCTGTTCGCCGGCGATCTTCTGCGTATGTACAGCCGCTACGCGGAAAAGCGCGGCTGGAAGGTGGAAATCATCGGCGAAAGCCCCGGGGAACTGGGGGGCTACAAGGAAGTCATCCTCAAAATTTCCGGACCGGACGTCTACGGCCGCCTCAAGTTCGAGGCCGGGACCCACCGGGTCCAGCGGGTCCCGGAAACCGAATCCCAGGGACGCATCCACACCTCCGCCTGCACCGTGGCCGTGCTGCCGGAAGTGGAGGCGGTGGACGAAGTGGAAATCAACCCGGCAGAGCTGCGCATCGACACCTTCCGTTCCTCCGGCGCCGGCGGCCAGCACGTCAACACCACCGACTCGGCGGTGCGCATCACCCATCTGCCCACCGGCATCGTGGTCGAATGTCAGGACGAGCGCTCCCAGCACAAGAACAAGGCCAAGGCCATGGCTTTGCTCCAGGCCCGCCTGCTGGCGGCGGAACAGGCTAGGCAGCAGGCCGAACAGGCCCGCTCTCGCCGGCTCCAGGTAGGCTCAGGCGACCGTTCCGAACGCATCCGCACCTACAATTTCCCCCAGGGCCGGGTCACCGATCACCGCATCAACCTGACGCTGTACAAGCTCGACGAGATTCTCGAAGGCAACCTCGACGAACTGATCGAACCCTTGCTTCAGCACCACCAGGCCGAACTGCTGGCGGAAACCTTTGCCTGA
- a CDS encoding class I SAM-dependent methyltransferase produces MIKLPYFDALLASLERGDPVVARAFGRHVHWGYWPDPGSAELTPQDFAAAAEALTREVCQAAAVTDGQRVLDAGCGFGGTVASINENHTEMEVYGLNIDQRQLARARKQVTSQPGNRICFVAGDACALPFADASFDAVVAVECIFHFPDRRCFFAEARRVLKPGGRLALSDFVATAPLLPVTLWSRLGIGGGFYGRCDLSYTRGGYWRLAEATGFAVETERDITANTLPTYSFLRRFGGALQVGAAAVAETGFAEIVSRLRLLRYMIYGFRAPDANG; encoded by the coding sequence ATGATCAAACTCCCTTACTTCGATGCCCTGCTAGCGTCGCTGGAGCGTGGCGATCCGGTCGTGGCACGCGCCTTCGGCCGCCATGTCCACTGGGGCTACTGGCCCGATCCGGGAAGTGCCGAACTGACGCCGCAGGACTTCGCCGCGGCGGCTGAAGCCCTGACGCGGGAGGTCTGCCAGGCGGCGGCGGTCACAGACGGGCAGCGGGTGCTCGATGCCGGCTGCGGCTTCGGCGGCACCGTGGCTAGCATCAATGAAAATCACACCGAGATGGAGGTCTATGGGCTCAACATCGATCAGCGCCAATTAGCGCGCGCCCGAAAGCAGGTGACATCGCAACCTGGTAACCGCATCTGCTTTGTGGCCGGGGACGCCTGCGCCCTGCCGTTCGCGGACGCCAGCTTCGACGCGGTGGTCGCGGTCGAGTGCATCTTCCACTTCCCCGACCGGCGCTGCTTCTTCGCGGAGGCCCGGCGGGTCCTGAAACCCGGCGGGCGGCTGGCGCTGTCGGATTTCGTTGCCACCGCACCGCTGCTGCCCGTCACCCTGTGGTCCCGGCTGGGGATCGGCGGCGGTTTCTACGGCCGCTGCGATCTCAGCTACACCCGCGGCGGCTACTGGAGGCTGGCGGAGGCGACCGGGTTCGCCGTCGAGACGGAACGCGACATCACCGCAAACACCCTGCCCACCTATTCGTTCCTGCGCCGTTTCGGCGGCGCGCTGCAGGTGGGGGCGGCGGCGGTCGCCGAAACCGGTTTCGCCGAGATCGTCAGTCGCTTGCGGCTGCTGCGCTACATGATCTACGGCTTTCGGGCGCCGGACGCAAACGGCTGA
- the rtcA gene encoding RNA 3'-terminal phosphate cyclase, translated as MNELEIDGSFGEGGGQILRTTLALAVHLRQPVRLVNIRARRRPPGLRRQHLACVLAAAAISGGQVEGAEVGSRAIRFRPGPLRPGDYTFDIGTAGSTTLLLQAILPPLLLADGPSRLTLKGGTHNPHAPPFDFLDQVLLPQLHRMGAKVALQLHRPGFYPRGGGVLEAHIEPVERLAPITISRRGEVLEIAARAVVAGLPRHIAARELGVLAQRLELANPALTIEELRGCGIGNVVTVRIQSDHITELFTGFGEKGVPAETVASRLADEVEGYLAADVPVGPYLADQLLVPLALAGGGEFLTLPPTRHTTTNIAVIERFLPLRFQMEGEDGRCRIRLTHQ; from the coding sequence GTGAACGAGCTGGAAATCGACGGCAGCTTCGGCGAGGGCGGCGGTCAGATCCTGCGTACGACCCTGGCGCTTGCGGTGCATCTGCGACAGCCGGTGCGCCTGGTCAACATCCGCGCCAGACGGCGCCCGCCGGGACTGCGGCGCCAGCATCTAGCCTGCGTCCTGGCTGCCGCCGCAATCAGCGGCGGCCAGGTGGAAGGCGCCGAGGTGGGGTCACGGGCGATCCGCTTCCGGCCGGGGCCGTTGCGGCCCGGGGACTACACCTTCGACATCGGCACCGCCGGCAGCACCACCCTACTGCTTCAGGCCATCCTGCCTCCGCTGCTGCTCGCCGACGGTCCCAGCCGACTGACGCTCAAGGGCGGCACCCACAACCCCCACGCCCCGCCTTTCGACTTTCTCGATCAGGTTCTGCTGCCACAGCTGCACCGGATGGGGGCGAAGGTCGCGCTGCAGCTGCACCGCCCCGGCTTCTACCCCCGCGGCGGCGGTGTCCTGGAAGCCCATATCGAGCCGGTGGAACGACTCGCCCCTATCACCATTTCCCGGCGGGGAGAAGTGCTGGAAATCGCCGCCAGGGCGGTAGTCGCCGGTCTGCCCCGCCACATCGCCGCCCGTGAACTGGGCGTGCTGGCCCAGCGCCTGGAACTGGCCAACCCGGCCCTGACCATCGAGGAACTGCGCGGCTGCGGCATCGGTAACGTGGTCACCGTGAGAATCCAAAGCGACCACATCACCGAGCTGTTCACCGGCTTCGGCGAGAAGGGCGTTCCTGCGGAAACCGTCGCCAGCCGGCTGGCGGACGAGGTGGAAGGCTATCTGGCGGCCGACGTGCCGGTGGGCCCGTATCTGGCCGACCAGCTACTGGTGCCGCTGGCCCTGGCCGGCGGCGGGGAATTTCTGACTCTGCCCCCCACGCGCCACACCACTACCAATATCGCGGTGATCGAAAGGTTTCTGCCGCTGCGTTTCCAGATGGAGGGCGAAGACGGACGCTGCCGGATCCGCCTGACTCACCAGTAA
- a CDS encoding type II toxin-antitoxin system HicB family antitoxin → MTRRLTAIIEREGDGYVALCPEVDVASQGETVDEARANLKEALELFFETASAREIEHRLHNEVYVTDIEVAVG, encoded by the coding sequence ATGACCAGACGACTGACGGCAATCATCGAGCGCGAGGGGGACGGCTATGTGGCGCTTTGTCCGGAAGTGGACGTAGCAAGCCAGGGAGAAACAGTGGACGAGGCCCGCGCCAACCTCAAAGAGGCGCTAGAGCTCTTCTTCGAGACGGCATCAGCGCGTGAAATCGAGCATCGGTTACACAATGAGGTCTACGTGACCGACATTGAGGTGGCCGTTGGCTAA
- a CDS encoding ion transporter yields MTLRHRLYQWLDHRHPSLASRLVDLSIMALIGLNVIEVILESVPEYEQAYRFWFASFEFVSVFLFALEYCLRVWCCVENPAFSHPLWGRLRYMRTPMALVDLLAFLPSMLVWFGLSLDTRFLRVLRLIRIFKLTRYSDALDLLLTVIRREASAFISAVFIMLIIIIFAASGIYLVEHDAQPEAFGSIPKAIWWATVTLTTVGYGDVVPVTVWGKAFGVLITIAGVGMAAMPAGILASGFSTELQNRREKYRLKLRQALADGVISRAEYEALKAAREELGLEEEDAELLLDEEKSLVQRGKVLTCPHCGQPLSPSQLQDAPSGLE; encoded by the coding sequence ATGACCCTCCGTCACCGTCTCTATCAGTGGCTCGACCACCGCCATCCCAGCCTGGCCAGCCGGCTGGTGGACCTGAGCATCATGGCGCTCATCGGTCTCAATGTGATCGAGGTGATTCTCGAGTCGGTGCCCGAATACGAGCAGGCTTACCGGTTCTGGTTCGCTTCCTTCGAGTTCGTTTCAGTGTTTCTGTTCGCGCTCGAATACTGCCTGCGGGTGTGGTGTTGTGTCGAGAACCCGGCGTTCTCCCATCCCCTGTGGGGACGCCTGCGCTATATGCGGACGCCGATGGCGCTGGTGGACCTGTTGGCTTTCCTGCCCTCGATGCTGGTCTGGTTCGGTTTGAGTCTCGACACCCGCTTCCTGCGGGTGCTGCGGTTGATCCGCATTTTCAAGCTGACCCGCTATTCCGATGCTCTCGATCTGCTGCTGACGGTGATTCGCCGCGAGGCCTCGGCGTTCATCTCTGCGGTGTTCATCATGCTGATCATCATCATTTTCGCCGCCAGCGGTATCTATCTGGTGGAGCACGACGCCCAGCCCGAGGCCTTTGGCAGCATCCCCAAGGCGATTTGGTGGGCCACGGTGACCCTGACCACCGTCGGCTACGGCGACGTGGTGCCGGTGACGGTGTGGGGCAAGGCCTTCGGGGTGCTCATCACCATCGCCGGGGTGGGCATGGCGGCGATGCCGGCCGGGATTCTTGCCTCCGGGTTTTCCACCGAGCTACAGAATCGGCGGGAAAAATACCGCCTGAAGCTGCGGCAAGCCCTGGCCGACGGGGTCATCTCCCGGGCCGAATACGAGGCGCTGAAGGCGGCCCGGGAGGAGCTGGGCCTGGAGGAAGAGGATGCCGAGCTGCTGCTGGACGAGGAAAAAAGCTTGGTACAGCGGGGGAAGGTGCTTACCTGTCCTCACTGCGGCCAGCCACTTTCCCCTTCTCAGTTACAGGATGCCCCTTCCGGCCTGGAGTAG
- a CDS encoding host attachment protein, whose protein sequence is MKKTWVVVAESSRARIFEANSRLKPMTELEDLSHPQSRAKVLDINADNAGKVYDRMGQGIHHMESEVDPKTHEADVFAKEVAEHIEKARATNRFEELVLVGEPKFIGLVRKHLHAPTLKTLVKTVSKNLIRADEETIREAAVGLE, encoded by the coding sequence ATGAAGAAAACGTGGGTCGTCGTCGCTGAAAGCAGCCGGGCGCGGATTTTCGAGGCCAACAGCCGCCTCAAGCCGATGACGGAACTGGAAGATCTGTCCCATCCCCAATCTCGCGCCAAGGTGCTCGACATCAACGCCGACAATGCCGGCAAAGTGTACGATCGCATGGGCCAGGGCATCCATCACATGGAAAGCGAGGTCGATCCCAAGACCCACGAGGCTGACGTATTCGCCAAGGAAGTCGCCGAACACATCGAAAAGGCCCGGGCCACCAATCGGTTCGAGGAGCTGGTGCTGGTCGGCGAGCCCAAGTTCATCGGCCTGGTGCGCAAGCACCTGCACGCGCCGACCCTGAAGACGCTGGTCAAGACCGTGAGCAAGAACCTGATCCGGGCGGACGAGGAAACCATCCGCGAAGCGGCCGTCGGGCTGGAGTGA
- a CDS encoding M67 family metallopeptidase, producing MPDTIVLPRSLVTRLLHQAQSRPDYEVCGLIGARDGKPVSVYPVANVATDPERHFEMDPAGQIQAMKTMRQRGETLFAIYHSHPHAPPFPSREDIQSVSYPEALSLIISLNTKGVLEIRGFRLEGRRPEEVELVMEEA from the coding sequence ATGCCCGACACCATCGTTCTCCCCCGTTCCCTGGTCACCCGCCTGCTGCATCAGGCCCAGAGCCGCCCCGATTACGAGGTCTGCGGCCTCATCGGCGCCCGCGACGGCAAACCGGTGAGCGTCTATCCGGTAGCCAATGTCGCCACCGATCCCGAGCGCCACTTCGAAATGGACCCCGCCGGCCAGATCCAGGCGATGAAAACCATGCGCCAGCGGGGCGAGACCCTGTTCGCCATCTACCACTCCCACCCCCACGCCCCACCCTTCCCCTCCCGCGAGGACATCCAGTCAGTCAGCTATCCCGAAGCCCTGAGCCTGATCATCTCCCTGAACACCAAAGGGGTGCTGGAAATCCGCGGCTTCCGCCTCGAGGGCCGGCGGCCGGAGGAAGTGGAACTGGTGATGGAAGAGGCGTGA
- a CDS encoding type II toxin-antitoxin system HicA family toxin: MRWPLAKLRVLSGADVCRILAEHGFAEVRRRGNHIVMQKTTGDTTITVPVPNHRTLRTGTLMSIIRQSGVARSAFE, encoded by the coding sequence TTGAGGTGGCCGTTGGCTAAGTTGCGTGTTCTATCCGGAGCCGATGTCTGCCGCATCCTAGCCGAGCATGGTTTCGCCGAAGTCCGCCGTCGTGGCAACCACATCGTTATGCAGAAAACTACGGGGGATACGACGATCACCGTACCAGTTCCAAATCACAGAACGCTGCGTACCGGTACACTGATGTCCATCATTCGCCAGTCAGGCGTAGCACGATCCGCATTCGAGTAA
- a CDS encoding secondary thiamine-phosphate synthase enzyme YjbQ, producing MWVQKRLVLSPRPRGFHLVTRELLEQLPEIRDFRVGLAHFFIQHTSASLTINENADPTVRADMEAHFRHVVPEDAPYYRHTLEGPDDMPAHIKASLLGSSVTVPIGGGRLLLGTWQGIYLGEHRNHGGRRTVIATLQGE from the coding sequence ATGTGGGTGCAGAAACGACTCGTTCTTTCCCCCAGGCCGCGTGGGTTCCATCTGGTCACCCGCGAACTGCTGGAACAGCTGCCGGAGATCCGGGATTTCCGGGTCGGGCTGGCCCATTTCTTCATCCAGCACACCTCCGCCTCCCTGACCATCAACGAGAATGCCGATCCCACCGTGCGGGCCGACATGGAGGCGCATTTTCGCCATGTCGTCCCTGAGGATGCCCCCTACTACCGCCATACCCTGGAGGGTCCGGACGACATGCCGGCCCACATCAAGGCATCGCTGCTGGGATCGTCGGTGACCGTCCCCATCGGCGGGGGGCGGTTGCTGCTGGGCACCTGGCAGGGCATCTATCTGGGCGAACACCGCAACCACGGCGGGCGGCGCACCGTGATCGCCACCCTGCAGGGCGAATGA
- the ald gene encoding alanine dehydrogenase, translating to MRVGVPKEIKTEEYRVGLTPAGVRALVQAGHAVTVERGAGEGSGFEDAAYRYAGAELGDAAAAWSTDLVVKVKEPQPDEYAYLRGQIVFTYFHLAAAPCELLDALLESGTTAVAYETLEDEQGHLPLLAPMSGVAGNMATLMGAYYLARFNGGRGTLPANVLGVGYGRVLIIGDGVVARHAAQRACAMGTEVVMAGLDPSRAADLQAQYPDCFRFVHSSPQTIAAEITAADLVVGAVLIRGARAPHVVTEDMVRRMAAGAVIVDVSIDQGGCVATSRPTTHADPVYTVHGVIHYCVTNMPGAYPRTSTLALTRATLPYVLRLADRGIEAVRGDPGFAKAVNTYRGWITCRPVAESWGLPERYRPLEALLEESS from the coding sequence ATGCGGGTCGGGGTTCCGAAAGAAATTAAGACCGAGGAGTACCGGGTCGGCCTCACGCCTGCCGGTGTGCGCGCCTTGGTCCAGGCCGGTCATGCGGTCACGGTGGAGCGCGGAGCCGGCGAGGGTTCCGGCTTCGAGGACGCCGCCTACCGGTACGCCGGCGCCGAGCTGGGCGATGCCGCCGCGGCCTGGAGCACCGATCTGGTGGTCAAGGTCAAGGAACCGCAACCCGACGAATACGCCTATTTGCGCGGCCAGATCGTGTTCACCTATTTTCATCTGGCCGCCGCCCCGTGCGAATTGCTCGACGCCCTGCTCGAGAGCGGCACCACCGCCGTCGCCTACGAAACCCTGGAGGACGAACAGGGGCATCTGCCCCTGCTGGCGCCCATGAGCGGCGTGGCGGGCAACATGGCGACTCTGATGGGCGCCTACTATCTGGCCCGTTTCAACGGTGGCCGCGGCACCCTGCCGGCCAACGTGCTCGGCGTCGGTTACGGCCGGGTGCTCATCATCGGCGACGGCGTGGTGGCCCGTCATGCCGCCCAGCGCGCCTGCGCCATGGGCACCGAGGTGGTGATGGCCGGGCTCGATCCGTCCCGGGCGGCGGATCTGCAGGCGCAGTACCCCGATTGCTTCCGTTTCGTCCATTCCAGCCCGCAGACCATCGCCGCGGAGATCACCGCAGCCGATCTGGTCGTCGGGGCCGTGCTGATCCGTGGCGCCCGGGCACCCCATGTGGTCACCGAAGACATGGTCAGGCGCATGGCGGCCGGTGCCGTGATCGTCGATGTCAGCATCGATCAGGGTGGCTGCGTCGCCACCTCCCGTCCCACCACCCACGCCGATCCTGTCTACACCGTCCACGGCGTCATCCATTACTGCGTCACTAACATGCCCGGCGCCTATCCGCGCACCTCCACCCTGGCGCTGACGCGGGCCACCCTGCCTTACGTGCTGCGCCTGGCGGACCGTGGCATCGAGGCGGTGCGGGGCGATCCGGGTTTCGCCAAGGCGGTCAATACCTACCGGGGCTGGATCACCTGCCGCCCGGTGGCCGAATCCTGGGGGCTGCCGGAACGCTACCGGCCCCTGGAGGCACTGTTGGAGGAAAGTTCATGA
- a CDS encoding ferredoxin--NADP reductase, giving the protein MTVTIDSRKWCQGRVVELYRWAERLYSLRVEADIEPFVAGQFGRLGLEIEGEFVSRPYSFVNAPDERPLDFYFIVIPEGRLTPKLATLQPGDSVWVARKAAGFFTLNQVPEGRHLWMLATGTALGPFLSILKTGEPWRRFERIVLVHGVRTGAELAYQDTIEGFRQTHPEQFRFFASVTREAVPGALPMRITQAIESGELEERAGLKIDPADSQVMICGNPAMVKDTVELLKRRGLKENLRKEPGQITTERYW; this is encoded by the coding sequence ATGACTGTGACCATCGATTCCCGCAAGTGGTGTCAGGGCCGGGTGGTGGAGCTTTACCGCTGGGCCGAGCGCCTCTATTCCTTGCGGGTGGAGGCCGACATCGAGCCGTTCGTCGCCGGCCAGTTCGGCCGTCTGGGGCTGGAAATCGAGGGGGAATTCGTCTCGCGGCCTTATTCCTTCGTCAACGCCCCTGACGAGCGTCCCCTGGACTTCTACTTCATCGTCATTCCCGAGGGCAGGCTGACGCCGAAGCTGGCCACCCTGCAGCCGGGGGATTCGGTCTGGGTGGCGCGCAAGGCCGCCGGCTTCTTCACCCTGAACCAAGTGCCCGAAGGCCGACACCTTTGGATGCTGGCCACCGGCACCGCCTTGGGTCCCTTCCTTTCCATCCTCAAGACCGGGGAACCCTGGCGGCGCTTCGAACGGATCGTCCTGGTCCATGGGGTGCGCACCGGTGCCGAACTGGCCTACCAGGACACCATCGAGGGCTTCCGCCAGACCCATCCGGAGCAGTTCCGGTTTTTCGCCAGCGTCACCCGCGAAGCCGTGCCGGGGGCGCTGCCGATGCGGATCACCCAGGCCATCGAATCCGGCGAGCTGGAAGAACGCGCCGGCCTGAAGATCGACCCGGCCGACAGCCAGGTGATGATCTGCGGCAATCCGGCGATGGTGAAGGATACCGTCGAATTGCTCAAGCGCCGGGGCCTGAAGGAGAACCTGCGCAAGGAGCCGGGGCAGATCACCACCGAGCGTTACTGGTGA
- a CDS encoding integrase core domain-containing protein translates to MGLPGNPSRQGNQGRRRLPRPPDRQSSLQNHQAPDSGKDKSAGSGFGACTRPRRGEPQRWGEQFTDRFCATGECEPTGRCLFDQTCQRHGIEHRPIPPKRPQTNRQACRFDGRIAGLLKTTRFQSNQDLERTSMQYANVYNHQIPQEALGHISPAQDLKDWQKKRPELFKKVIISRVLTSYSRPEGASCN, encoded by the coding sequence CTGGGTCTACCTGGAAATCCATCCCGCCAAGGAAACCAGGGTCGCCGCCGACTTCCTCGACCGCCTGATCGACAAAGCTCCCTTCAAAATCACCAAGCTCCCGACAGCGGCAAGGACAAATCCGCCGGGAGCGGATTTGGAGCGTGCACCAGGCCCCGAAGGGGTGAACCCCAGAGATGGGGTGAGCAATTCACCGACCGCTTCTGCGCCACCGGGGAGTGCGAACCGACCGGCCGGTGCCTTTTCGACCAGACCTGCCAACGCCATGGCATCGAACACCGCCCCATCCCACCCAAACGCCCGCAGACCAACAGACAGGCCTGCCGCTTCGACGGTCGGATCGCCGGGCTCCTCAAAACCACCCGCTTCCAAAGCAACCAGGATCTGGAACGGACCTCGATGCAGTATGCTAACGTCTACAACCATCAGATCCCCCAGGAGGCCCTGGGACACATCTCACCGGCGCAGGACCTCAAAGACTGGCAGAAAAAGCGGCCGGAACTTTTCAAAAAAGTAATAATCTCGCGGGTCTTGACCAGCTACTCCAGGCCGGAAGGGGCATCCTGTAACTGA
- the prmC gene encoding peptide chain release factor N(5)-glutamine methyltransferase — translation MPTIAELLRQGRQRLQGASPTPELDAEVLLAHVLGKPRSHLRAWPEQEPEPAQIRRYLELLERRRHREPVAYLTGQREFWSHTFEVGPGVLIPRPETESLVERALHRIHPEAEWRLADAGTGSGALAVTLQRERPRCFVLATDRSFTALQLARRNARRLGARIALIQADWLAPVATASLDLIVSNPPYIPAGDPHLRGEIRFEPRQALVAGIDGLAAYRTLIPQARRVLRASGWLLLEHGHDQHEPVAELLKQAGFRNISGHPDLQGHIRVTEAQRSP, via the coding sequence ATGCCCACCATCGCCGAACTGCTACGCCAGGGCCGCCAGCGCCTGCAGGGTGCCTCGCCCACCCCGGAACTGGACGCCGAGGTGCTGCTGGCCCACGTCCTGGGGAAGCCGCGCAGCCATCTGCGGGCCTGGCCCGAACAGGAACCGGAACCAGCACAGATCCGACGCTACCTGGAACTGCTGGAACGCCGCCGTCACCGGGAACCGGTAGCCTATCTCACCGGCCAGCGGGAATTCTGGTCCCATACCTTCGAGGTCGGTCCCGGGGTGCTGATCCCGCGTCCGGAAACCGAGTCGCTGGTGGAACGGGCCCTGCATCGCATCCATCCGGAGGCCGAGTGGCGGCTGGCCGATGCCGGCACCGGGTCGGGCGCCCTGGCGGTCACTTTGCAGCGGGAACGCCCCCGCTGCTTCGTCCTCGCCACCGACCGCTCCTTCACCGCCCTGCAGCTGGCGCGGCGCAACGCCCGCCGCCTCGGCGCCCGGATCGCCCTGATCCAGGCCGACTGGCTCGCTCCGGTCGCCACCGCCAGCCTGGACCTGATCGTCAGCAATCCGCCCTACATTCCCGCCGGCGATCCCCATCTGCGGGGGGAAATCCGCTTCGAGCCCCGCCAGGCCCTGGTCGCCGGGATCGACGGCCTCGCCGCCTACCGCACCCTGATCCCCCAGGCCCGGCGGGTGTTGCGCGCCAGCGGCTGGCTGCTGCTGGAACACGGCCACGACCAGCACGAGCCGGTGGCGGAATTGCTGAAACAGGCCGGTTTCCGTAACATCAGCGGACACCCCGACCTGCAAGGCCACATCCGAGTCACCGAGGCACAAAGGAGCCCCTGA